The sequence ACCCGGCGGGTAGCATGATCGATGTTGAAACCTACCGGGAACTGGTAACTTATTGCCGTGAAAACGGCATTCGCCTGATCAGTGACGAGATCTATCAGGGCATTTCATTTGGCGATGTGGCCGAATGCACCGCGCTTGAATTCGGTGATGAAGCGATCGTCATCAACAGTTTCTCGAAATACTTTTCCATGACCGGATGGCGTCTGGGTTGGGCGATTGTCCCGCCCGATCTGATGCGCGCGGTGGAATGTCTGCAGCAGAACCTGTTTATCTCTGCCCCTGCATTGTCGCAGCTGGCCGCGGTGGCGGCCTTTCAGTGCGAGGACGAGCTACAAGCCAACATCGCGGCCTATGCGCGCAATCGTGAAATCTTGCTTGATGGATTGCCCAAGGCGGGCTTCACCAAGTTCGCCCCGGCGGATGGTGCGTTTTACCTCTATGCCGATGTCCGCGACCTGACCAATGACAGCGAAGCGTTCTGCAAGCAGATGCTCGAAGAAACCGGCGTTGCGACGACACCGGGGACGGATTTCGACCGCATGCGCGGCAAGGGCTATGTCCGCTTCTCGTTCGCGCATAGCGAAGACACCATGATCGGTGCGGTCAAGGCGCTTCAGAACTGGAAACGCTGATCTTTCAGTAGATCACGACGAAAAAAGGGCTGCCCATTGGGCAGCCCTTTTGTTTGTTCAGATGCCCGGTCTTAACGACCGAGGCTCCACCAGCCGCGTTTCTTCGGCTTCGGTTTTTCGTCTTTTGCCGGTGTCGGCTCAGCTTTCTCAGCCTTGGCAGGCTCGGCGGCTTTCGGCTCGGCCGGTTTTTCTACAGGCTTCTCGGCAGGTTTTTCTGTCGTTTTTTCGACCGGGGCTTCTGCCTTTGGCGTTTCTTTCTTCGGTGCCGGTGCGCTGACTTCTGCCGGGGCAGATGCCGGTGCGCTTGCGGCTTCCGGTTTTGCTTCCGCCTGGGTTTCAGGCTTTGCTTCCGGGGCCGGGCCCGACTGGATCGGGATGTTCTTCACATCACCACGATCTTCATCTCCATCAGTGCGATCAGAACGGCTGTTGCGATCACGGCGATTGCGGCGGTTATCATTGCGATCACGACGCGGACGGGCCGGGGCCGGGGCAGTGGTACTGCGGGTACGACCGGCACGAACGCCGTCCTGATCAAAGCTGTCGGCATCCTGACCTTCACTGTCGGCGTCGATCACGGTGTTTTCATCGGTGCCGTCCGGTGCTTCGTGATCACGATTGCGGCGTGCCGCCGTCAGGGCCGGATCATCAGCCGGTGAACGGGTGCGGTTGCCATCAAAGTCCTGACGACGCGAACGACGGCGACCACCACGTTTGCCGCGACGGCGGCGCTTGCGATTGCTTTCGTCATCATCGTCATCATTATTGTTGCCATCTGCATTATCAGATGCGCCATCGCTGTCGTCTGATGCTTCCTGCGGCTGATCATTGTTGCGATCATCGCGGTCATCATTGCGGCCACGGCGACGACGACGGCGACGACGGCGCTTGCCGCCCTGATCGTCGTCTTCGTTGCGTTCGATTTCGTCTTCTTCTTCTTCGAGATCAACGGGGTTTTCAATCGCGGTCAGCGACACACTGTCGGTATTAAGAACCGCAGAAACCTCTTCGACCTCATCACCTTTTTTCGCGCGTGTACGCTCGATACGGTGATCAGGTGAAATCAGGCTATCATCGCCAAAGATCATGACGCTGAAGCCATAACGGCTTTCGATCTCGCCAAGTGAGTCACGTTTGCGGTTCAGGATATAAAGCGCAACTTCACTGGCAACATGGACGGTCAGCGCACCGGAACGGCGACGCATGCCTTCTTCTTCGATCACGCGCAGCAGGTGAAGGGCTGCACTTTCAATCGAACGGACAAGGCCGACACCACGGCAGTGGGTGCAAACTTCAAATGCGCTTTCGACCAGCGACGGGCGCAGGCGCTGACGCGACATTTCAAGCAGACCAAACGGGCTGATACGGCCGATCTGAAGACGTGCACGGTCGTTGCGCATCGCTTCCTTAAGCTTGCGCTCGACAGACGCCTGATTGCGGTGGTCTTCCATGTCGATAAAGTCGACAACGATCAGACCGGCAAGGTCACGCAGGCGCAGCTGGCGTGCGAGTTCTTCGGCCGCTTCAAGGTTGGTCTTGTAAGCGGTTTCTTCGATGTTGCGTTCACGGGTCGAACGGCCGGAGTTAACGTCAACCGCGACCAGTGCCTCGGTCGGGTTGATAACCAGATAACCACCGGATTTAAGCTGTACGACCGGGTTGAGCATCGCATCAAGCTGGCTTTCCACCTGGAAACGGTGGAACAGCGGCACGCCCTGATCCTTGTAGGGCTGCACGCGCTTGGCATGCGACGGCATCAGCATCTTCATGAAGTCTTTGGCAACCCGGTAACCATCGTCACCTTCCACCAGAACTTCATCAACATCACGTGCATAAAGGTCACGGATGGAACGCTTGATAAGGTCGGCTTCTTCGTAAATCAGGCACGGTGCCTGGCTCTGAAGGGTGGTTTCGCGGATACGATCCCACAGGCGCATCAGATAATCGAAGTCGCGTTTGATTTCGGCTTTGGTCCGTTCGGAACCAGCGGTACGAACGATCACCGCCATGCCGTCCGGAATCTCAAGCTCGGCCAAAATGGATTTCAGGCGCTTGCGATCCTTGGCATTGGTGATCTTGCGCGAAATGCCGCCACCACGCGGGGTGTTTGGCATCAGAACACAATAACGGCCGGCCAGCGACAGGAAGGTCGAAAGAGCCGCACCCTTGTTGCCGCGTTCTTCCTTGACGACCTGAACCAGAATGATCTGGCGGCGTTTGATCACTTCCTGAATTTTGTAGCGTTTCTGAAGCTGACGGCTGTGTGATTCAACGAACTCGTCGCCATCGTCATCGCCACCCATATCCTCGATGTCTTCTTCAACATCGGCGGTCGCGTCAAGTGCGGTTACTTCGTTGGCGTCGTCATCGACATCAACTTCAAGCTCGGCGATTTCCGCAGACATGGCGGCATTGCCACCAGTCGGGGTATCGTCACCGTCCGAACCGTTGTTGTCATTGCCGTCGGTGGATGCTTCTGCGTCCGTGCCAGATGCTTCGACATCATCGCTTTTCTTGCGACGATTGCGCGGGCGACGGCGACGCGGCTTGGCTTCTTCTTCCTCGCCCGAACCGGCATTGTCGGTCGCGGCATCTGACGGGGCAGCGGCCTCGGTCGATGCGGCGGCGTCGGTGTTTTCTGCCTCTGGCGTGTCGGAGGCTTCGTCCTTGCTCTGGGCGCGCGGTTTGCGGCGCGAACGGGAACGCGACGGTTTCTTGTCTTTTTTCGGGCTGTCTTCGGTATCGCCGATATTGTCTTCGACGATTTCGGCGTCCTTGACCTGTGTGTTGCTCTGCTGGGCAAGAGCTTCACGGTCGGCAACCGGAATTTGATAATAGTCGGAATGGATTTCGCTGAACGCAAGGAAACCATGACGGTTTCCGCCATAGTCAACAAAGGCCGCCTGAAGCGACGGTTCTACCCGCGTGACTTTCGCGAGATAGATATTACCCTTGATTTGCTTTTTTGTCGAAGTTTCGACGTCGTATTCTTCTAGGCGATTTCCGTGAATAACAACGACGCGGCTTTCTTCCGCGTGCGTTGCATCGATAAGCATACGTTTGACCATTCGGAACCTGTTCCTGGAGGCCCCGCCAGTTCAATGCTATGGGCGCAATTGCGCTGATATGCAAACAAACCGGCGTGTCCGGAGGCGCCAACCATAAAGGTCGCGATATGTCCTGTATGTATCTGGGTCATCGCGTGTCGGCTGCTCTTCCGGTTGGACCTGGTTTTGGTGTTGAAACAAAAAGAATTAGATTGCGTGTCTTCGAGCGCGCCAAGACAGCCTTTTTAAGGAGGGCTCTATCGGGAGCGGGAATTGCCGCGTCACCGAGACACCGACCGTAAGAACTGCACTCGTCGCGTCCTCAGCCTGGTGGCATTTTGGTTGCTTACCACAAAGCATAGGAATCTCGGGTGCAACATATCCCTTTTATGCGTATGCTACAAACAGTTTTGTTGCGTGATGTGACGACTTTCTGACAGTAACGTGTAAAAACACACAGAAATCCGCGCGATTTTCCTTTGGATGATTTGGTTCGGGCAAATATATGAAAACACACTGTTTTTACAGTTTTGCCCCATGTCATGCCCATCGCGGAAAGTTGAAAGGTCTGTCATGCAAGTTCTGTTGTTGGTCAATTGCCCGTTAACCAACGCATTGCTATAAGCGCTTAACAGATGCTCTTGCAGGGTAACAGGCGCTGAAACGACAGATGTATTCACAGCACGCGACTTCATTTTCCACGCCGAAAAACGCACCATCGCGATCGTTGCTGGTTAAAATTGCCAGAACGATGATGGTGGTGTTTGCGCTGTTGTGTACGTCCCAGATCATCGTATCAGGTGCGTCAGCCCAAACGGCCAAGGTGCTTGGCGCGCGGCTCGGGGTTTATCCCGATTACACGCGCTTTGTGATCGATCTCGATCAGGAAGTCGACTTTACCTATTTCCTGCTACCCGATCCGTACCGCATCATCATTGATATGCCGGAAATTGACTGGAACGCCCCGCCGGGCAAGGTGACTTCGGGTGGTGGGCTTATTTCCGGTCTGCGGTATGGTTTGTTTAAGCCGGGCACGTTCCGTGTGGTTCTTGATGTTGCGCAACCATCGCTGGTTTCAAAGATTTTCTCGTTGCCGCCCGGTGGCGGTAAGCCCAACCGTCTGGTGGTTGATCTTAAACCGACACAGCGCGATGCGTTTCTGACCGCATCGCGCCAGAGCATGGAAGCCTATTCTGCGCGCAGCCGTAACGATACCAGTGCGACCGAACAAAGTGTCGATGTCGCGGTGCAATCGGGCCGGGGTGGCGAAGACAAGCCGCTGATCGCGATTGATGCCGGGCATGGCGGGGTGGACCCGGGCGCGATCGGGGTTGGCAATGTCTATGAAAAGGACCTGACCCTTGCCGCTGCACGCCAACTGGCCGAAACCCTAACCGCATCGGGCCGGTATCGCGTGCTGTTGACGCGTGACAAGGACGTGTTCCTTAAGTTGCGCCAACGTGTGGACATCGCACGCAAGGCCGGGGCTGATTTGTTCATATCCCTGCATGCGGATTCAATTGGTAATCCCAAGCATCGCGGCGCATCGGTCTATACCCTGTCTGAAAACGCATCGGACAAAGAGGCCGCAGCACTGGCATCCAAGGAAAACAAGGCCGACGTCATTGCCGGTATTGATCTTTCCGATGAAAACACGCTGGTGCAAAGCATTCTGATCGATCTTGCGCAACGTGAAACCATGAACCTGTCGGCGACCCTTGCGGCCAACATGGTCAGTCAGCTTGCCCAAAGCATCGAACTGCAACGTCGCACGCATCGCTTTGCCGGTTTTGCGGTTCTGAAGGCACCGGATATTCCTTCGGCACTGTTTGAAATGGGATATCTTTCCAATGCGACCGACGCCAAGCTGTTGCAAAGTCCGGCTCATCGCAAAAAGATTGCCGATGCGGTCTTGCGGGCAATTGATATCTATTTCGAGAAACACAAATTCTAATAGTCGGGCATGATGCCGATGATTTCGCTGGGTCCGAAACGGGCAGCGAAGTCCTTATGCGCGCTGTGCCATGTATAAATGCTGTCTGGCGTGGCGGCTGTCACAACCTTGTCATTATTTTGCCGCTATAATGCGGATACATCCGTTTTTTCGGCACAGACAGGCGAAATGTCTGCCGGGACATTGCATTTCCGGTAAGAGTGCATGAATATGCGCCCCTACTGGATCAGGCCAACAAAATGAAAAAGACCTGCTTACATGCGAATTTTACTTAGTATTTTCGGCTTTCTGTTCTTGATGGCGGTTGCGGGCGGCGCCGGTATGCTGGCGATCTTCTGGCACTTTGGCCAAGGACTCCCCGATTACACCCAGCTTGAAAATTACGAGCCCGAGGTCATGACACGTGTTCATGCATCCGACGGTGCGCTGATTGCCGAATATGCGCGTGAAAAGCGTGTTTTTGTGCCGATTTCGGCCATCCCGCCCAAGGTGGTTGATGCCTTTGTCGCAGCCGAGGACAAAAACTTCTTCTCCCACCCGGGGATCGATTTTGCCTCCGTCTTGCGTGCGGCTGTGACCAACGTTGTCAATATCGGCACGGGCAAACGCCCGGTCGGTGCATCAACCATTACCCAGCAGGTCGCCAAGAACTTCCTTCTGACCAACGAAGTTTCCTATGAACGCAAGATCAAGGAAGCCATTCTGTCCTTCCGGATCGAGCGCGCCTTTTCCAAGGAACACATCCTCGAACTTTATCTGAACGAGATTTACCTTGGCAGTGGCAGCTATGGCGTGGCCGCCGCAGCCTTGCGTTACTTCGACAAGTCGCTTGATGAGCTTAATATCGAAGAAGCCGCCTATCTGGCCGCTCTGCCGAAGGCACCCTCGAACTATCACCCGGTCCGTAACCACGACGAAGCCAAGGCGCGTCGTAACTGGGTGATCGGCCGGATGCTGGAAGAAAATTATATTACCGAGGCCGAAGCACAGGCGGCATGGTCGGCCCCGCTTCAGGGCAAAAGCCGTGAATCGGTTGATACCTATCAGGCTGATTTCTTTGCCGAGGAGGTCCGTCGCCAGCTGGTTGATCGTTACGGCGAAGGCATGCTGTATGACGGTGGCCTTTCTGTGCGTTCGACCGTGGTTCCGCGTTTGCAGGATATCGCCGACAAGGCGCTGTTTGACGGCTTGGTCGAATATGACCGCCGTCATGGCTGGCGCGGTCCGATCACCAACATTGATCTGTCTGGAAACTGGCAGCAGGCCCTGCGCGAAGTCGAAACACCTGCTGATATCCCGTGGGATCGTGCGGTCGTCCTTGACACCGATGCCAACGAGGCAAAACTGGGCCTGATGAATGGCGAGCAGGGCCGCATTCCGCTGCGCTTCCTGACATGGGCGCGCCCGTGGCAAAAGGGCCAGACATTGGGGGCGGTCGTTAACCGCCCGTCAGATGTCCTGAAACCCGGCGACGTCATTTACGTCAAACATTTCGCCGAACTTGATGGCGAAAAACTGCCGCCCAACACCTATGGCCTGCGTCAGATCCCGAACGTCAATGGTGGTCTGGTGGCGATGGATCCGCATACCGGCCGCGTACTGGCGATGTCGGGCGGTTTTTCGCACGATCTGTCGAAATTCAACCGTGCGACACAGGCTCGCCGTCAACCGGGTTCGGCCTTCAAGCCGTTTATTTATCTGGCTGCCCTGGACCAGGGCTTTACCCCGTCCACATTGGTGCTTGATGCGCCGTTTGTGATTGATCAGGGGCCGGGGCTTGGTAAATGGAAACCGGGCAACTATAGCGGCCAGTTCTATGGTCCTTCGACCATGCGCCTTGGTATCGAAAAATCGCGAAACCTGATGACGGTGCGTCTGGCCCAGACCATCGGCATGCCGACGGTTGTCGATTATGCCGAACGGTTCGGTATTGTTGATGAAATGCCAGATGTCCTGTCGATGTCGCTTGGCGCGGCTGAAACGACGGTGATGCGTCTGACCGCGGCCTATGCCGAACTGGTCAATGGTGGCAAGAAAATCACGCCGACCCTGATTGACCGTATTCAGGATCGTCGCGGCAATGTGATTTACCGTCGTGACGAACGCGAATGCACCCTGTGTCAGGATGTGGAATTCCGCAATCAGATGCCGCCTGATCTGCCCGATACCCGTGAACAACTGACCGATCCGGCCAGTGCGTTCCAGATGGTCCACATCATGGAAGGCGTTATTTCGCGCGGTACAGGCCGGACAATCGCCGAACTTGGTTATCCGCTGGCTGGCAAAACCGGCACGACCAATGATTCACGTGATGCATGGTTTGTCGGCTTCTCGCCCGACCTTGCCGTTGGCGTTTATGTCGGCTTTGATGACAACCGATCCCTTGGTGACAAGGAGCAGGGCGCAAGTGCCGCTGCCCCGATCTGGAAGGAATTTATGCGCGGTGCACTTGAAGGCACCAAGGCCATTCCGTTCCGTACACCGCCGGGCATTCGCATGGTCCGTGTTGAGTCGCGTACCGGCCTTCCGGCTGGCCCGGGTGCTCAGGACGTGATCTGGGAGGCCTTCAAACCCGGCACCATCCCGGCATCAAATGACAATGTGATTGATGGCGGTTATACCGGATCTGGCAATTCGGATAACAGCGCAGGCGCTGTGTCCGGTCCGGGCGGCATTTACTAGGCCGCGTGACCACGATCATTTGGCGGCGAAATTCGCCGCTTAAATATCAACAAAGCCGGATGTGATCAGCATCCGGCTTTGTTCGTTCAGGGATGTGTTCATCTGAAAGAATTTGTTTTCAAATCAGGCCTTTCGCGACGTTGTGCTGTCATCAAACAATGACAAAACGATCAAACGGGTGACATCGCACTGTCATTTGATTTTGTCATTCTCCTCAAGGTGATTTTCATACCTTGAAGAGGGTTTCGTTATGTCGTTTCGACTTTCCCGCCGCAAATTTCTTGCCACCAGTGCAACAGCAGGTGCCGCATCCGCCATGGGTGGTTTCTTTATGCCGTCTATTTCCCGTGCTGCTGATCGCCCGATGATTACCCATGGGGTGCAAAGTGGTGATGTGACCGCCAACACCGCCTGCATATGGGGGCGTGCGGATCGTGCATCACGCATGATTACCGAAATCGCAACCACCGAAGGCTTCAAAAATTCGGTCCGTATCCCGCATGTCGATGTCCTGCCCGAACGTGATTTTGCAGGCAAGCTTGCACTGGCCGATTTGCCAGCCGGGCAAGATGTTTTTTACAAGATCCATTTCGAAAACCTTGATGACGCACGCGCATCGTCCGAGCCGATCATTGGCCATTTCCGGACCGCACCGGCGGCGAAACGCAATATTCGGTTTGGCTGGTCGGGCGACACTGCCGGGCAGGGCTGGGGCATCGATGAAGATCGCGGTGGGATGAAAACCTATGCCACCATCGCCAGGCACAACCCTGATTTCTTCATCCATTCCGGTGATACCATCTATGCCGATGGTCCGTTTGCCGAAACCCAGAAAACCCCGGATGGACAGATTTGGAAAAACATCACCACCGAAGACACCGCCAAGGTTGCCGAAACCATTGATGAGTTTCGCGGCAACTACAAATACAACATGCTTGATCAGCATCTGCGCGAATTCAACCGTCTGATCCCGGTTTATTATCAATGGGATGACCACGAAGTCACCAACAACTGGTATCCGGGCGAGATGCTGCTTGGCGATGATCGCTACACTGAAAAATCAGCATCCCTTCTGGCAGCACGGGCAAACCGTGCATTCCGCGAAATGTTGCCCGTCACCGAACATGCATCCGAACCGGGGCGGGTGTATCGCAAGGTATCTTATGGTCCGTCCTTGGAAATATTCTTCCTCGATATGCGGACCTATCGCGGCACCAACGA is a genomic window of Thalassospira sp. ER-Se-21-Dark containing:
- a CDS encoding aminotransferase class I/II-fold pyridoxal phosphate-dependent enzyme; the protein is MALKQSLRGAISPFIVMDVMRAANAREKEGKAVYHLEVGQPGTPAPRKVREAAAKALESDLIGYTNAMGIDPLREAIAGHYKTKFGVSVDPARVCVASGSSSIFVLAFLAAFDAGDRVAMAAPGYPAYHNILSALGIDTINLPAGPETHYQPTVQMLRDLDEPVDGLIVASPSNPAGSMIDVETYRELVTYCRENGIRLISDEIYQGISFGDVAECTALEFGDEAIVINSFSKYFSMTGWRLGWAIVPPDLMRAVECLQQNLFISAPALSQLAAVAAFQCEDELQANIAAYARNREILLDGLPKAGFTKFAPADGAFYLYADVRDLTNDSEAFCKQMLEETGVATTPGTDFDRMRGKGYVRFSFAHSEDTMIGAVKALQNWKR
- a CDS encoding Rne/Rng family ribonuclease; the encoded protein is MVKRMLIDATHAEESRVVVIHGNRLEEYDVETSTKKQIKGNIYLAKVTRVEPSLQAAFVDYGGNRHGFLAFSEIHSDYYQIPVADREALAQQSNTQVKDAEIVEDNIGDTEDSPKKDKKPSRSRSRRKPRAQSKDEASDTPEAENTDAAASTEAAAPSDAATDNAGSGEEEEAKPRRRRPRNRRKKSDDVEASGTDAEASTDGNDNNGSDGDDTPTGGNAAMSAEIAELEVDVDDDANEVTALDATADVEEDIEDMGGDDDGDEFVESHSRQLQKRYKIQEVIKRRQIILVQVVKEERGNKGAALSTFLSLAGRYCVLMPNTPRGGGISRKITNAKDRKRLKSILAELEIPDGMAVIVRTAGSERTKAEIKRDFDYLMRLWDRIRETTLQSQAPCLIYEEADLIKRSIRDLYARDVDEVLVEGDDGYRVAKDFMKMLMPSHAKRVQPYKDQGVPLFHRFQVESQLDAMLNPVVQLKSGGYLVINPTEALVAVDVNSGRSTRERNIEETAYKTNLEAAEELARQLRLRDLAGLIVVDFIDMEDHRNQASVERKLKEAMRNDRARLQIGRISPFGLLEMSRQRLRPSLVESAFEVCTHCRGVGLVRSIESAALHLLRVIEEEGMRRRSGALTVHVASEVALYILNRKRDSLGEIESRYGFSVMIFGDDSLISPDHRIERTRAKKGDEVEEVSAVLNTDSVSLTAIENPVDLEEEEDEIERNEDDDQGGKRRRRRRRRRGRNDDRDDRNNDQPQEASDDSDGASDNADGNNNDDDDDESNRKRRRRGKRGGRRRSRRQDFDGNRTRSPADDPALTAARRNRDHEAPDGTDENTVIDADSEGQDADSFDQDGVRAGRTRSTTAPAPARPRRDRNDNRRNRRDRNSRSDRTDGDEDRGDVKNIPIQSGPAPEAKPETQAEAKPEAASAPASAPAEVSAPAPKKETPKAEAPVEKTTEKPAEKPVEKPAEPKAAEPAKAEKAEPTPAKDEKPKPKKRGWWSLGR
- a CDS encoding N-acetylmuramoyl-L-alanine amidase; the protein is MYSQHATSFSTPKNAPSRSLLVKIARTMMVVFALLCTSQIIVSGASAQTAKVLGARLGVYPDYTRFVIDLDQEVDFTYFLLPDPYRIIIDMPEIDWNAPPGKVTSGGGLISGLRYGLFKPGTFRVVLDVAQPSLVSKIFSLPPGGGKPNRLVVDLKPTQRDAFLTASRQSMEAYSARSRNDTSATEQSVDVAVQSGRGGEDKPLIAIDAGHGGVDPGAIGVGNVYEKDLTLAAARQLAETLTASGRYRVLLTRDKDVFLKLRQRVDIARKAGADLFISLHADSIGNPKHRGASVYTLSENASDKEAAALASKENKADVIAGIDLSDENTLVQSILIDLAQRETMNLSATLAANMVSQLAQSIELQRRTHRFAGFAVLKAPDIPSALFEMGYLSNATDAKLLQSPAHRKKIADAVLRAIDIYFEKHKF
- a CDS encoding penicillin-binding protein 1A, which produces MRILLSIFGFLFLMAVAGGAGMLAIFWHFGQGLPDYTQLENYEPEVMTRVHASDGALIAEYAREKRVFVPISAIPPKVVDAFVAAEDKNFFSHPGIDFASVLRAAVTNVVNIGTGKRPVGASTITQQVAKNFLLTNEVSYERKIKEAILSFRIERAFSKEHILELYLNEIYLGSGSYGVAAAALRYFDKSLDELNIEEAAYLAALPKAPSNYHPVRNHDEAKARRNWVIGRMLEENYITEAEAQAAWSAPLQGKSRESVDTYQADFFAEEVRRQLVDRYGEGMLYDGGLSVRSTVVPRLQDIADKALFDGLVEYDRRHGWRGPITNIDLSGNWQQALREVETPADIPWDRAVVLDTDANEAKLGLMNGEQGRIPLRFLTWARPWQKGQTLGAVVNRPSDVLKPGDVIYVKHFAELDGEKLPPNTYGLRQIPNVNGGLVAMDPHTGRVLAMSGGFSHDLSKFNRATQARRQPGSAFKPFIYLAALDQGFTPSTLVLDAPFVIDQGPGLGKWKPGNYSGQFYGPSTMRLGIEKSRNLMTVRLAQTIGMPTVVDYAERFGIVDEMPDVLSMSLGAAETTVMRLTAAYAELVNGGKKITPTLIDRIQDRRGNVIYRRDERECTLCQDVEFRNQMPPDLPDTREQLTDPASAFQMVHIMEGVISRGTGRTIAELGYPLAGKTGTTNDSRDAWFVGFSPDLAVGVYVGFDDNRSLGDKEQGASAAAPIWKEFMRGALEGTKAIPFRTPPGIRMVRVESRTGLPAGPGAQDVIWEAFKPGTIPASNDNVIDGGYTGSGNSDNSAGAVSGPGGIY
- a CDS encoding alkaline phosphatase D family protein, which produces MSFRLSRRKFLATSATAGAASAMGGFFMPSISRAADRPMITHGVQSGDVTANTACIWGRADRASRMITEIATTEGFKNSVRIPHVDVLPERDFAGKLALADLPAGQDVFYKIHFENLDDARASSEPIIGHFRTAPAAKRNIRFGWSGDTAGQGWGIDEDRGGMKTYATIARHNPDFFIHSGDTIYADGPFAETQKTPDGQIWKNITTEDTAKVAETIDEFRGNYKYNMLDQHLREFNRLIPVYYQWDDHEVTNNWYPGEMLLGDDRYTEKSASLLAARANRAFREMLPVTEHASEPGRVYRKVSYGPSLEIFFLDMRTYRGTNDANNSATPTENTDFLGRAQMEWLKRGLLNSKATWKVIAADMPIGMIVYDDWKNKSTFENLANGDGAPAGRELEIVELLRFIKNAKINNTVWLTADVHYTAAHYYDPNKAQFQDFEPFWEFVSGPLHAGTFGPSDMDNTFGPQVKFTKHPTKEQGVNLPPSYGLQFFGLVDIDAETEQFRVSLRDVADEELYTVTLDPVFG